Within the Emticicia oligotrophica DSM 17448 genome, the region CCTTTGAATCACCGAGTCGTTTGCTTTCGAGCCGATGGTATTGATTTCTCTGCCAATTTCTTGAGCAATGAAATTTAGTTTTTTGCCGTTTGAAGCAACTTTTAATTCAGCAATGAAATATTCTAAGTGATTTTTCAAGCGAACTTTTTCTTCCGAAATATCAAATTTCTCAACGTAATAGATAAGTTCTTGCTCGAAACGATTTTTATCAAAGCTTTCGCTTGAAGACCATTCTGCAACTGCTTTTGCAATTCTCTCACGTACAACTGGAATACGTTTAGGGTCTTGTGCTTCAACTTCAGACAATAATTGACTAATGTTTTGAATGTATTCTTCAAATTTAAAAGCAGTATTTTTTCCTTCTTGTGCTCTAAATTCTTTACACTTTGTTAAGGCCTGATTGATGGCTGTTTTCATTAAATCCCATTCTGCTTTTGCGTCGGCTTCGTTTAGCGAATCATTGTTATATGCATTGGGCATCATAGAAGCCATTCTTAAAAGTTCCGTTGGGCCTGGCTCGAAGCCTAGTTCGTTGGCAGTTGCTTGTAAATCACGGAAATAAGCCTTTATTAATGGGCGATTAACGACTGTTGCTGCACCTGATTCATCTTTCGGTACAACGTTCATCATGAATTCTACTTTTCCTCGCTCAAGTTCTTGGGTAAGAATATTTCTGATTTCTATTTCGCGTTCTGAATACGTACGTGGAATACGGCAATAGATATCAAAGAATTTTGAATTTAAAGATTTGATTTCGACAGTTACAGAAATTTTGGTGTTCTCGACAGTGGCCGAACCAAAACCAGTCATTGATTGGAGCATGAATTAGAATTTCTGAATGTATGAGATTTTTATTTTGAGTTGGAAAGAGTAACCAGCTCATAAATTTAAGCTCATAGAGTTTGAACAATAAATTTTAAGCAAATAACGCAAAAATATACTACATTTTCTCTACTATTTTCATTTTTCTCATATAAAGCGAAGGTCGAGCAAGTAGATTTCTACGTTCGCGGCCCCAAACCAAGAAATTATCATCGAACCATGGCAAAAATCCAGTTATTTGTTCGTTTCCAGCCTCTTCATACATACCTTTGGCAACTACTTCGCCAGTATCACTATCAAGCAAATTTGTATAAATGACATTCCCAAACTGACATCCGCCCAAGATTCGATTTTTATTTATCAAAAACTGCATGGCAGGTTTAACATTTGATTCTAAAATGTCAAGCTTACTCCCTGTCTGCGTACGAGAACGCATGGTATATATGTATGATGTGAGGCCATCTAGGGCGATAACAGAATTCCAGAGAATTTGGGCCTCGTTATTAAATTTACATATCATACTGTATTGATACTTAACCTTTCCGGTGTATTCTTGATTAGAGATATTTGCATCGAAAAAATCAAACACACACATAACTGATTTTCCATTATCAAGAAGTTTAAGTTGATGAACTATGGCATAAGGCGGTGCTTTTTGCTTCTGATTTAGTAAGTTGGAGAATTCTGAAAATTCTGTGTATTTTACTTTGTCAGGTGAGAAGTTTTCGTCTAAACAAGCTGTATATAAGCCTCGTACCCTAAAACTTAAACCCTTTGTGTAGGTGCCAATAACAAATAATTTCCCTCCAATTCTTATTGTTTTTGCTTCGTTGAACTGTTTTTTATCATTCGGAATTGTAAAACTACTTAGTTGAAACCCTTCTTTTGAATATTTTTTTATGAGTAATGTTCCTTTAGCTTGTTGTTTTAAAATAACTGTAAAACTCTCGTTATCGGCATATAGTGATAAGAATTGAGCATTTTTGTTCAATAAATTTGGTAAAACCTTAAATGTTCCATCATCATGGAATATCATCACAACTGGTCTTTCCTTGTATTTGCAAGCAACGAAACAATCTTCTCCTACAACTCTGAATGTAAACATTTTGATGCCGTCGGGTAGTGACCCTTCAATTTTTTGTTGAATCCCAGTTTTGATGGATGTTTTAAGGAGTGTTATTTTATTCTTGTTTAAAAAGTTATTAAACATAGCATAATGAAAAAGAGAATCGCTTTGTTCTCCGATAAAATCATATTTAGAGTCTATTTTAAAATCATTTTGCCAGATATTTTTAATACTACGGTCGTATCCTTCGGTATGAACAAAAGTAAATTTCTCATCAGAATTGATATCTGACATGATTGTTCCGTTTTGCCCCATTGGAATGATATTATTGTGTTTGATTGGTTTAAATCCAAATTCTTCAATATTGGGTTGGCCTCCTTGTTTGATGTGGCTTTTGGGCATTACGCTTGTTTTGGGAGCAAGCCGTGCCGCCGTTTCTATAGATTCTTGTGAAGGAGAGATTCTTTGAGCAAAAATATTACTGTAAATAGTGGTAATGCACAGCCAAAATAAAGTTTTTTTCATAATTAATGCAGGTTAGTAGTAGTAAAGTTAGCTAGTAGAATTGCTAAAATACAAATAACTTGACACTTTTCTTCTAAAAAAACTGTACTTTTGCAGCCCAGTAGGGCAGTTTTTTAAACTTGTCCATAATAAAAAAGGAAATCAGTTTTATGAATATCGAGCAATCATTAAAAAAAGCCATTCAAGAAGCACTTTTGGCACTGTATCAAGTAGAAGAGGAAGTGATTTTACAACCCACAAAAAAAGATTTTGAAGGAAACTATACCTTTGTTGTTTTTCCTTTAGTGAAATCTTTGCGAAAAAATCCAGTGGAGTTGGGTAATGCCATTGGCCAATATTTGAAAGATAAAAACAGCTTTGTGAGTGGATTTAATGTAGTGCAAGGGTTTTTAAATATTGTACTTGATAATGGCGTATGGATTGATACACTTAATGCAATTTTAGCTGATGATTCATTTGGGCAATTACCTTCAAATGGACAGTCGGTAATGGTCGAGTTTTCTTCGCCAAATACCAATAAACCACTACACTTAGGACACCTCCGTAATAATTTTTTGGGCGAATCTGTTTCGAGTATTTTGAAAGCAGGCGGTTTTGAAGTAATCAAAACAAGTTTGGTCAATGACCGTGGTATTCATATTTGTAAGTCGATGTTGGCTTACCAAAAATTTGGCAACAATGAAACACCTGAATCATTAGGAATGAAAGGCGACCATTTGGTTGGCAAATATTATGTAGAGTTTGATAAGGCTTATAAAGCAGAAATTAATCAGTTAGTTGCCGAAGGAAAAACAGAAGATGAGGCAAAAAAAATCGCTCCTTTAATGCTTGAAGCACAAGCAATGCTTCAGAAATGGGAGCAAGGTGATGCCGAAGTGATGGCTTTGTGGCGTAAAATGAATGATTGGGTTTTTGCGGGCTTCAATGAAACTTATCAAAAAATTGGAGTTTCTTTTGATAAAGTTTACTATGAATCGAATACTTACTTATTGGGTAAAGATTTAGTAGAAGAAGGTCTTGCAAGTGGCGTGTTTTTCAAAAAAGAAAATGGTAGTACTTGGATTGATTTGAAAGAAGAAGGGCTTGATGAAAAACTTGTTTTGCGTGCGGATGGAACTTCGGTATATATCACGCAAGATTTAGGTACAACCGATATGAAATTCAATGATTTTCATAATGATAAATCAATTTGGGTGGTAGGAAATGAGCAAGATTACCATTTTCAAGTATTGTTTGCCATTATGAAGCGTTTAGGTCGCTCGTATGCTGATGGTTGTTATCATTTAAGTTACGGAATGGTTGATTTACCTTCAGGTAAAATGAAGTCTCGCGAGGGGACAGTGGTTGATGCTGATGACCTTGTGGCAGAAATGATTGAAACTGCCGCTGAAACAACCCGTGAGCGTGGTAAAATTGATGATTTTACTAAAGATGAGGCCGAAAATTTATTCCAAATGCTGGCTTTAGGTGCTTTAAAATACTTCTTACTTAAGGTTGAACCAAAGAAGAGAATGTTGTTTAATCCAGCAGAATCTATTGATTTTCAAGGAAATACGGGTCCATTTATTCAATATACACACGCACGTATTTGCTCTATCTTGCGTAAAGCAGAGGCGATGAATGTGCCAGTGAATAATCAAGTGAAAAATATTGACATCTTAAAACAAGAGTCAGAATTGATTTATTTATTGAATGAATATCCGACTGTTATCCAAAAAGCATGTAATGAATATTCGCCAGCAGTAATTGCAAATTATGTTTATGAATTGGCAAAGACTTTTAACCAATTCTATGCCGAAGTTTCAATCATGAATGAAACAGATGCCGATAAGCAGCAATTCAGACTTTCGCTAATTAAAACTGTCGCTCAAACAATTTCAAAATCAATGAGTTTATTAGGTGTACAAGTACCTACACGTATGTAACCTTTAATAAAATATGAAAAAGAAATTAATTATCGTAACAGTATCAGTTTTAGCAGTTGGAAGTCTTATGAGTTTCAGAATTATCAAACATTTATTTTCAAATAAGCAATTAGCAGTTGCAAAACCCTCGAATATTATGGCTAAAGGCTCATTTTATGATTTCAAGTTGAAGTCACTTGATGGAAAAGAAACCATTGATTTTGCTAAATACAAAGGGAAAAAGATTGTTGTACTTAATACAGCTTCTGAATGTGGATATACCCCACAATATGCTGATTGGCAAAAGTTTCACGAAAAATACGGTGATAAAATTGTAGTTTTAGGAGTTCCAGCCAATAATTTTGGAGGACAAGAACCAGGTTCAAACAAGGAAATTGCTACTTTTTGTCAGAAAAACTACGGTGTAACTTTTCAAATGCTTGAAAAAATTAGTGTAGTTGGCAATGACCAGCACCCCTTGTATCAGTGGTTAAGCAAAAAAGACATGAATGGCTGGAATGATAAGGCACCAACTTGGAATTTCTGCAAATATGTAATAAATGAAAAAGGGGAGGTTGCAAATTTCTTTGCTTCTGGTGTAAAACCCGATTCCCCTGAATTTAAAAAAGCAGTAGGACTTTAATTTAAAATTAAAAGAGTGCGTGTTTACATTCACTCTTTTTTTCTCTTTAATAACTATATAATCATGAAGCATTGGCTTTCAGCAGCTCGCCCACGCACACTTCCTTTGGCATTGGCGAGTATTTTTATGGGTGGTTTTTTGGCAGCATCAGTTGGTAAGTTCGATTGGTTAATCTTTACCTTATGTTGCCTTACAACTATTGCCCTACAAGTTTTATCAAACTTTGCCAATGATTACGGTGATACACAAAATGGTGCTGATTTAGCGGGTAGGGTGGGGCCTGAACGTGCTGTTCAGTCGGGTGCAATTACACCGAAACAAATGCTCAATGGTATAATTTTTATGGTCGTATTATGTTTGGTTTTGGGTATTTCTTTATTGTATTTTGCATTTAAGGATGCTTCAAAAAACGACTTTTTGGGCTTTTTGGGGCTCGGTTTAATTTCAATGCTGGCAGCATATACATATACAGCAGGTAAAAAACCTTATGGCTATGCGGGGTTAGGAGATGTTTCAGTGTTTATTTTCTTTGGTTTAGTAGGTGTATTAGGTAGTAATTATCTTTTCACGAAGTCATTTTCTTGGCTAAATGTTTTGCCTGCCTTCTCTTGTGGTTTGTTTGCTACGGGTGTTTTAAATATCAATAACATTCGTGATATTGAATCTGATACTCGTGCGGGGAAAAAGACAATACCGGCTCGATTAGGTAAGCCTAAAGCGATTATTTATCATTGGTTTTTATTGAGCTTTGGTATGATTAGTATGCTGATTTTTAGCTATTTGCAAGCAGCTAGTAACTATTATTATATCATTTGTTTTCCTTTATTTTTTATCAATGGTATAAAGGTTTCTCGTTTGCCAAATCCCGACCCAATGCTTAAACAAATGGCTCTTTCTACCTTAGTTTTTGTGCTTTCATTTGGGCTTTCGCAAATTTTATTTTAATCACTAATAAATTTTAGTTTCTTACTACAATAAAAAAGTTTCTGTGATTGGTTTCACAGAAACTTTTCGTACAGTCTAGCTTTTTATTTTACAACTGTTCCTTTAGCAGCTTCTTGTGAAGCTAAAAACTTTTTCTCATTAGCATTTATTTTCACCACGACTCTTCTATTTCTACGTCTGCCTTCTGGGGTGCTATTACTTTCAACGGGTCTTGTAGCTCCATAACCCGCAATCGCAATTCGGTCTGCATTTACATTATGTGCTTTAAAATACAAAGCAACCGTTTTGGCTCTTAATTCTGAAAGCTTCTTATTATTCAACTGATTTCCACTACTATCGGCATGCCCTTCTATAAAAATTTCTGTGTATGGATATTGGCTCAACACACTTGAAATATCGTCGAGGACACCTTTGGCATCGACAGTTAATTTTTCGGAACTAGATTCAAAATAAAAATCTGGCTGGAATGTAATATTAATGCCATCCGCAGTTCTGACAATCTCTGCCTTTTGATTCGATGCACCAATTAAATCGGTAGCTAACAAATCCAGCATTTTGCCAATCTTTGCTGCCGCTTCAGCGGCTGCGGGGTCTTTTTTACTTTTATTATTGGTAGTTTTTTTTGAAGAGTTACAAGCAACAAGTAGAGATAAAATAATGACCGTACTTGCGATTAAACGCATGATTTTCATAGAATTTGGATTTATTGTGCAACGTAAGTCTAATTATTTTTACTCAAAAATAATTGATTATGTAAAAATCTAAAAAAATGTAAAAACAACAAGCTATTTAAGTGTAAAATTATTAAACGGTATTGTTTGTCATATTTTTAAAATCTTTTGATAAAAACTATTGAGTAAATAGGCATAAAATTTATCTTTGCTAAATTAAAACTGTTGTAATAAATCACAAATAAGATATTCACGTTAAATAATGTTTATACTTAATTGAAACTTACCTAAAAATTTATATGAAAAGACTACTGTTCCCATTATTAACCATTTGTTTTGCTGTTTGTATTACAAAAGTTAATGCTCAGCAAACGGCATCAGAATATTTTGAAATTGGAGTAAATAAAAGTAAAGCAGGTGATTATATTGGTGCATCACAAGCCTATAGTACGGCGATTGCAATGAATCCTGAAAATGCGGCTAGTTATTACAACCGTGGTTTGGCGAAGCAGCAATTAAAAGACCATCGTGGAGCAATCTTAGATTTTGACCGTACGATTGACCTTGACCCTAAAAATGCTTTAGCATATCTTTATAGAGGAAAAAGCAAAAGTGAACAAGATGACCACCGTTCGGCACTTCAAGATTATAACCGTACCATTGAACTAAATCCTGAAGATGCAATGGCTTATCTTTACCGTGGAATGACAAGGGCCAAGTTATTGGATTATCGTCGTGCCATCCAAGACTTTACGAAGGTTGTTGAATTGAATCCTGAAGATGATAAGATGTATCAGGCCTTTTTCTCTAGAGGGGCATGTAAATCTCGATTAGAAGATTATCAAGGAAGTATCACCGACTTCACAAAGGCGATTGATATGAATCCGAAGCGTTCTCAATCTTTTGCAAGCAGAGGTTTTAGCCGTTTAAAAATCAATGACTTTGCTGGTTCAATTAAAGATTTTGATGAAGCAGTTAAATTGAACCCAGAAGACAGTGAATCTTATTTTAATCGTGGATTTGCCAAAACTAAAATTGAAGATTTCCGAGGAGCAATGAATGATTATGATAAAGCCATTCAGCTTGACCCTAAAAATGTACGTGCATTTTACGGAAGAGGCTTCTGTAATAGTAAACTTGGAAATCAAAAAGATGCTACTTCCGATTTAACGAAAGCGATTGAAGTAGATAACATGAGCATTGACTCAAAAGTATACTATACAGGAAGAATTACTAAAAAAACTTTAGACGAACTTCGAAGTGTAGTACAAGAAAAAAGTAGAATTAATGAATTTTCAGAAGACCGCTCAGAGGCTTATTATAGCAGAGGTATTTCTAAATTCAAATCAGGTGATGGTAAAGGAGCGATTTTAGACTTAAATAAGTCTATCGAATTAAACCCTACTTACGCTGAAGCGTATTTTTCACGTGGTTTGGTGCGGTCATCTATGGGACTTCAAAAAGAAGCTTTACAGGATTGTTCAAATGCCATAAAATTGAACCCTAAATACGCCGAGGCATATTATGTAAGAGGTATAATCAAACATGCTTTGGGCGATGAAAACGCTGGTTGTTATGACCTTAGCCGTGCGGGTGAGTTGGGATATTCTGCCGCTTATAATGTTATTCGTGAATATTGTAACTAATCATAGAAAATTAAAAGCATAAAAAAACTCCATCTCTGAAGATGGAGTTTTTTTATGCTTGATAGTAATTATAATTCAACTAATGTATCTGAATCACACTGGAAAATAAATTGTACACTTTCAGCAAGTTCAGTTTCAGAAAGCTTTTTTACTTGTGTATCAAAGCTACCTGCATATTTATTAGTAATTTTTTCGGCTTTTCTTATTATTTCTGCAATAAATGGGTGTTTAGATTTACCAATATTTTGTCCAAAATCTTGAATATCAGCCTTAAACATTAAGTTTACAGGAATTTTATACATTTGGCCATTTCGAGCCGCACATACACATACTGGTTCATAAGCTACTGAAGAAGCGTATTCTCCTAATTTTCTTTGAGCAGTTTTGTATTCTTCGTCAGTTTCACCAAAAATAATAGCTACTTTCTTTCTATGAGCACTTACTCTTCCTTCAATCAGACTATCAATTTTTTCTAAAAGATTTCTCAGAGCAACTGTATTTTTACCACTTCTGATACGCTCACGGATAGACTGTCTTACGAAATAAGTAATTGATTGTGTCACGGTAAGACCGATTTCTGCCATTTGCTTGAAAATAAGCGAGGCTGGCGACATACCGGGTAAGGTATTTGGGTCGTGTAGTAATACACGGCTATCGGGAGTTAAGAAACCATCAATACGAGTTACCACGCTAAATCCTAAATTATTGAAAGCTTTAAGCAAATTATCGTGAATTTTGTTTAGGTTTTCTATACTCGTTTCTACTGGAATACGCTTTTTTGTGACGTTTGACTTATATTTAGATTTGAAATCAAAAGTTTGAATTTCACCGTAAATCTCGGTAGGAGGTAAGGCTAAAGCTGTTCCGTCGTCATGTTGAATTACACCGCACGAAAACTCTTGTCCTACCACAAATTCTTCAATCATTACGTGGTCTTCAGCATTTGCTGAAATGGCAGTTACTGAATCTAAAGTAAATAGAAGTGCATCTAATTCTTCCATCAATTCAGCGGGGTGATGTAGAATTTTTCCGTTGACATAAAGTGGAAAGCCAATACCTTCGTCTAGGTTCGAGGTTTTTTCCATTAAATGCCTTTTCTGGCGGTCAGTCATTTTTTCCCATTCTCGTTTCAAGAAAGTTGTTTCGAAGAAACATTGTTGAATGGCTTTCGTAAATTCTTCTAAACTTCTCTTTCTAACAATTGCCACCCCAATAGATGAACCCTGGTGAGGAGCTTTGACCACGAATGGAAAACCTATATTATTAATTAAATCTGTAAACAATTTCGAGCGGTCTGCCACTTGCCATTCATCACGAGTAAAAGTAACCATTTTCTTTTTTTGGCCTGTTACAAGTGAAAGTAGCTTATTTTGCATGGGTTTGTCAATACCCACCGCAGAACCCATTAAACCAGGGCCCATGTATGGAATTCCATACCATTCTAATAATCCTTGTATAGCACCATCTTCTGCTTGAGGACCATGCATAATGACAAATGCAAAATCCATTAAATTAGAGAAATCTGTCGGCTGAACTTGCTTACCAACTTTATAAATGAGTTTATATAGTTGTGTTTCGTTGAGTTCTCCTAATGACTCTATATATACTCTAAAGCCTCGGTTCAGATTTTTAGATGGAAAGAAATCTCTTATTGAATCTTCATATAGTAGCTCAGGATTAATTTGGATGAAATGCCCCAAGCTATCAACAAAAATAGGAACAGGTTCGAAAATAGCTTTGTCAATATGTTCAAAAGCTGTCTTTCCCCCTAAATAAGAAATTTCTCTTTCTCGTGCTTGTCCGCCGAAAAAAACACCGACTCTGATTTTGTTTGTCATTATTAAGTTTTGTTCACAGTTTGGCTCTGCCAGTAGAGTTCCATTCAGGAAATAACATGGCATAAATGAAAAATACTTTCGTAATTAGTTCTGTTTGCAAGTTAATAAAAAAGCCACTTGTAAAAACAAGTGGCTTAGATTTTTAAACGTAATTTCTATAAAAAATCCAATTTATTTCAAAAAGCTGGAGTTAGATTAAGAGCTTCAACTTTCTTTATTTCAGGTACTGCTTTCAAAATAGCTTCTTCTAAGCCTGCTTTAAAAGTCATAGAAGACATTGGACATGTGCCACAAGCACCTAATAATTCGATTTTAGCTGTTAAATCTTCGGTTACTTCTACAACTCTCACATTGCCTCCATCAGTTTGTAGATATGGTCTTACGCTATTCAGTGCGTTCTCTACTTTTTCTAATAAATTTTCCATCTAAGCTTATTTTCAGCAAATATATCCTTGTAAAAGTAATAAAAAATAGCAGGAATTAAAAGAAAGAAATAATTTGGTTAAAAACTTTCTTTAACTACAAGCATTCAAATAAAATAAGTTCAAAAATAATAAAGGTTTATCTTACCTCAACTCGGGCTGTTTTTTGACCAGAAGCATTTCGAATTGCCACTTGACGAGCTAATTCTTCAGCAGCATCTCTGAAGGCCTGACTAACAATTGGTTCGTCATCCATCATCACTGGGCGGCCATTATCACCACCCTCTCTAATACTTTGTACAATCGGGATTTGCCCTAAT harbors:
- a CDS encoding NifU family protein; this translates as MENLLEKVENALNSVRPYLQTDGGNVRVVEVTEDLTAKIELLGACGTCPMSSMTFKAGLEEAILKAVPEIKKVEALNLTPAF
- a CDS encoding glutathione peroxidase, with protein sequence MKKKLIIVTVSVLAVGSLMSFRIIKHLFSNKQLAVAKPSNIMAKGSFYDFKLKSLDGKETIDFAKYKGKKIVVLNTASECGYTPQYADWQKFHEKYGDKIVVLGVPANNFGGQEPGSNKEIATFCQKNYGVTFQMLEKISVVGNDQHPLYQWLSKKDMNGWNDKAPTWNFCKYVINEKGEVANFFASGVKPDSPEFKKAVGL
- a CDS encoding YicC/YloC family endoribonuclease is translated as MLQSMTGFGSATVENTKISVTVEIKSLNSKFFDIYCRIPRTYSEREIEIRNILTQELERGKVEFMMNVVPKDESGAATVVNRPLIKAYFRDLQATANELGFEPGPTELLRMASMMPNAYNNDSLNEADAKAEWDLMKTAINQALTKCKEFRAQEGKNTAFKFEEYIQNISQLLSEVEAQDPKRIPVVRERIAKAVAEWSSSESFDKNRFEQELIYYVEKFDISEEKVRLKNHLEYFIAELKVASNGKKLNFIAQEIGREINTIGSKANDSVIQRLVVQMKDELEKIKEQTMNIV
- a CDS encoding 1,4-dihydroxy-2-naphthoate polyprenyltransferase: MKHWLSAARPRTLPLALASIFMGGFLAASVGKFDWLIFTLCCLTTIALQVLSNFANDYGDTQNGADLAGRVGPERAVQSGAITPKQMLNGIIFMVVLCLVLGISLLYFAFKDASKNDFLGFLGLGLISMLAAYTYTAGKKPYGYAGLGDVSVFIFFGLVGVLGSNYLFTKSFSWLNVLPAFSCGLFATGVLNINNIRDIESDTRAGKKTIPARLGKPKAIIYHWFLLSFGMISMLIFSYLQAASNYYYIICFPLFFINGIKVSRLPNPDPMLKQMALSTLVFVLSFGLSQILF
- a CDS encoding tetratricopeptide repeat protein, whose amino-acid sequence is MKRLLFPLLTICFAVCITKVNAQQTASEYFEIGVNKSKAGDYIGASQAYSTAIAMNPENAASYYNRGLAKQQLKDHRGAILDFDRTIDLDPKNALAYLYRGKSKSEQDDHRSALQDYNRTIELNPEDAMAYLYRGMTRAKLLDYRRAIQDFTKVVELNPEDDKMYQAFFSRGACKSRLEDYQGSITDFTKAIDMNPKRSQSFASRGFSRLKINDFAGSIKDFDEAVKLNPEDSESYFNRGFAKTKIEDFRGAMNDYDKAIQLDPKNVRAFYGRGFCNSKLGNQKDATSDLTKAIEVDNMSIDSKVYYTGRITKKTLDELRSVVQEKSRINEFSEDRSEAYYSRGISKFKSGDGKGAILDLNKSIELNPTYAEAYFSRGLVRSSMGLQKEALQDCSNAIKLNPKYAEAYYVRGIIKHALGDENAGCYDLSRAGELGYSAAYNVIREYCN
- a CDS encoding OmpA family protein — translated: MRLIASTVIILSLLVACNSSKKTTNNKSKKDPAAAEAAAKIGKMLDLLATDLIGASNQKAEIVRTADGINITFQPDFYFESSSEKLTVDAKGVLDDISSVLSQYPYTEIFIEGHADSSGNQLNNKKLSELRAKTVALYFKAHNVNADRIAIAGYGATRPVESNSTPEGRRRNRRVVVKINANEKKFLASQEAAKGTVVK
- a CDS encoding D-alanine--D-alanine ligase family protein; amino-acid sequence: MTNKIRVGVFFGGQAREREISYLGGKTAFEHIDKAIFEPVPIFVDSLGHFIQINPELLYEDSIRDFFPSKNLNRGFRVYIESLGELNETQLYKLIYKVGKQVQPTDFSNLMDFAFVIMHGPQAEDGAIQGLLEWYGIPYMGPGLMGSAVGIDKPMQNKLLSLVTGQKKKMVTFTRDEWQVADRSKLFTDLINNIGFPFVVKAPHQGSSIGVAIVRKRSLEEFTKAIQQCFFETTFLKREWEKMTDRQKRHLMEKTSNLDEGIGFPLYVNGKILHHPAELMEELDALLFTLDSVTAISANAEDHVMIEEFVVGQEFSCGVIQHDDGTALALPPTEIYGEIQTFDFKSKYKSNVTKKRIPVETSIENLNKIHDNLLKAFNNLGFSVVTRIDGFLTPDSRVLLHDPNTLPGMSPASLIFKQMAEIGLTVTQSITYFVRQSIRERIRSGKNTVALRNLLEKIDSLIEGRVSAHRKKVAIIFGETDEEYKTAQRKLGEYASSVAYEPVCVCAARNGQMYKIPVNLMFKADIQDFGQNIGKSKHPFIAEIIRKAEKITNKYAGSFDTQVKKLSETELAESVQFIFQCDSDTLVEL
- the argS gene encoding arginine--tRNA ligase, with translation MNIEQSLKKAIQEALLALYQVEEEVILQPTKKDFEGNYTFVVFPLVKSLRKNPVELGNAIGQYLKDKNSFVSGFNVVQGFLNIVLDNGVWIDTLNAILADDSFGQLPSNGQSVMVEFSSPNTNKPLHLGHLRNNFLGESVSSILKAGGFEVIKTSLVNDRGIHICKSMLAYQKFGNNETPESLGMKGDHLVGKYYVEFDKAYKAEINQLVAEGKTEDEAKKIAPLMLEAQAMLQKWEQGDAEVMALWRKMNDWVFAGFNETYQKIGVSFDKVYYESNTYLLGKDLVEEGLASGVFFKKENGSTWIDLKEEGLDEKLVLRADGTSVYITQDLGTTDMKFNDFHNDKSIWVVGNEQDYHFQVLFAIMKRLGRSYADGCYHLSYGMVDLPSGKMKSREGTVVDADDLVAEMIETAAETTRERGKIDDFTKDEAENLFQMLALGALKYFLLKVEPKKRMLFNPAESIDFQGNTGPFIQYTHARICSILRKAEAMNVPVNNQVKNIDILKQESELIYLLNEYPTVIQKACNEYSPAVIANYVYELAKTFNQFYAEVSIMNETDADKQQFRLSLIKTVAQTISKSMSLLGVQVPTRM